In Quercus robur chromosome 10, dhQueRobu3.1, whole genome shotgun sequence, a genomic segment contains:
- the LOC126702148 gene encoding thioredoxin-like 1-2, chloroplastic: MMACSMKSCLYCLNGTIVGSKSRGFCPSLVSVQRRDSKSRALPMLGVEFMGKPLPVSDLKGLGGWSLKSPRNISPPHAQASICVSRSLRWWEKTLKPNMVEIHSANELVDSLLNAGDRLVIVDFYSPFCGGCKTLHPKICQLAELNPNAIILKVNHDELKAMCYSLRIHVLPFFRFYRGAEGRLCSFSCTNATIKKFKDALAKYGTERCSLGPAKGLDESELMNLASIGQISKGFSLPSTKEESMKDLVMKSIDLSGVLSKAGNKMELKKEMLC; the protein is encoded by the exons ATGATGGCTTGTTCAATGAAGAGTTGTTTATACTGTTTGAATGGGACTATTGTTGGCTCAAAATCCAGAGGGTTTTGTCCCTCTCTTGTCTCCGTACAACGTAGGGACTCAAAATCAAGAGCTTTACCTATGCTAGGTGTTGAGTTTATGGGAAAACCCCTCCCTGTTTCAGATCTAAAGGGTTTAGGAGGTTGGAGTCTTAAATCACCAAGAAATATCTCCCCTCCTCAT GCACAAGCATCAATCTGTGTAAGCCGAAGTTTGAGATGGTGGGAGAAGACTCTTAAACCCAACATGGTGGAGATTCATTCGGCTAATGAACTTGTGGATTCCTTGCTTAATGCTGGTGATAGATTGGTTATAGTTGACTTCTATTCACCTTTTTGTGGAGGTTGCAAAACTCTGCATCCTAAG ATTTGTCAGCTTGCTGAATTGAACCCAAATGCAATTATTCTTAAAGTTAACCATGATGAGCTCAAAGCTATGTGTTACAGTCTACGAATTCACGTCCTACCATTCTTTAGGTTCTACAGGGGTGCAGAGGGTCGTCTATGTAGTTTCAGCTGCACCAACGCTACT ATCAAGAAATTCAAAGATGCTTTGGCAAAGTATGGGACTGAAAGATGTAGTCTTGGCCCGGCAAAAGGTCTAGATGAATCTGAGCTAATGAATTTAGCATCAATTGGTCAAATTTCAAAAGGGTTTTCATTGCCATCCACCAAGGAAGAAAGTATGAAGGATTTGGTTATGAAAAGCATAGATTTGTCTGGTGTTCTAAGCAAAGCAGGCAATAAGATGGAACTCAAGAAGGAGATGCTTTGTTGA
- the LOC126702372 gene encoding uncharacterized protein LOC126702372 gives MGIPGKIGVPMMNLVRLKGVPILQQLHLEERLLRTSSHNWCIINDGTNQPTIVMGVSGKPAELLEIESVLCDQIPVVRRFTGGGTVLVDPGTIFVTFICNKDAVAGVQPYPQPIMSWSGALYNKVFQGIGDFHLRENDYVFGDRKFGGNAQSITKNRWIHHTSFLWDYEVRNMANLKLPARVPEYRLARGHLEFICRMKDYLPRSVFIDRTIEATKTHFSLRSTDLEAIETSANTKFCPSTRLLTMQELETAAKFASQSKVSLSQSFSL, from the exons ATGGGAATTCCTGGTAAAATTGGGGTTCCAATGATGAATCTGGTTAGGCTGAAAGGGGTGCCAATTCTGCAGCAATTACATCTAGAGGAGCGTTTGCTTCGGACATCGTCCCACAATTGGTGCATCATTAACGATGGTACCAATCAACCTACTATTGTCATGGGCGTTTCTGG GAAGCCTGCAGAACTTCTCGAAATTGAATCTGTGTTATGTGATCAGATTCCGGTTGTGAGAAGATTTACCGGGGGAGGTACTGTCCTTGTTGATCCTGGCACAATATTTGTCACTTTCATATGCAACAAAGATGCTGTTGCTGGCGTACAACCATATCCTCAGCCTATTATGTCTTGGAGTGGCGCATTGTACAACAAAGTTTTCCAAGGAATTGGGGATTTCCACCTTCGTGAAAATG ATTATGTATTTGGTGACCGCAAATTTGGTGGGAATGCTCAGTCAATTACTAAAAACCGGTGGATCCACCACACATCTTTTTTATGGGACTATGAGGTCCGGAACATGGCTAACCTGAAACTTCCTGCAAGAGTTCCTGAATATCGACTG GCAAGGGGTCATTTGGAATTCATATGCCGTATGAAGGATTACCTGCCAAGATCAGTATTTATTGACAGAACCATAGAGGCTACTAAAACCCACTTTTCCTTAAGATCAACAGACTTAGAAGCCATTGAGACTTCtgcaaatacaaaattttgCCCCTCAACCAGGCTATTGACTATGCAGGAACTGGAGACAGCAGCAAAATTTGCTTCTCAgtctaaggtttctctctctcagtcaTTTTCATTGTGA